One window of Gilliamella sp. B3022 genomic DNA carries:
- the citG gene encoding triphosphoribosyl-dephospho-CoA synthase CitG: MSDYSQQIALLEHELNSDNNQSVPAQLATKALIKEICLSPKPGLVDMNNNGAHRDMDFHTFVQSIKAICPWFEHFYRYGQTSALQNNQQFLAGIRPIGIECEQAMYQATNQVNTHKGGIFAFGLLLGAIGKLEQLGLTINKQNICHEVSTICQGIVTNELRQNNQTTSIGEKLFKLHNLSGARGEAESGYATVRNISLPIYKTMKDSGYDEETCLLQAMLHLLAYNQDTNLVSRGGLEGLTFAQQEAKKLIKLGGMTHANVFKLLNQLDEEFIKRNLSPGGTADLIAITWFLSQY, from the coding sequence ATGAGTGATTATTCACAGCAAATAGCACTATTAGAACATGAATTAAACAGTGATAACAATCAATCTGTACCCGCACAATTAGCGACAAAAGCATTAATAAAAGAGATCTGTTTATCGCCTAAACCTGGATTGGTTGATATGAATAACAACGGTGCACATCGTGATATGGACTTTCACACTTTTGTTCAAAGTATCAAAGCAATCTGCCCATGGTTTGAACATTTTTATCGTTATGGTCAAACATCTGCTTTGCAGAATAACCAACAATTTTTGGCAGGAATTAGACCGATTGGTATAGAGTGTGAGCAAGCAATGTACCAAGCGACGAATCAAGTCAACACACACAAAGGCGGTATTTTTGCTTTTGGGCTATTACTAGGTGCCATTGGCAAACTAGAACAACTAGGCTTAACAATCAATAAGCAAAATATTTGTCATGAAGTTTCAACCATTTGCCAAGGAATTGTTACCAACGAACTGAGACAAAATAACCAAACCACTTCAATAGGTGAAAAACTGTTTAAACTTCACAATCTGTCTGGAGCAAGAGGGGAAGCAGAATCAGGCTATGCAACGGTTCGTAACATCTCACTTCCTATCTATAAAACGATGAAAGATAGTGGTTACGATGAAGAAACCTGTTTACTGCAAGCAATGTTACATCTGCTTGCCTATAATCAAGATACTAATTTAGTGTCTAGAGGTGGCTTAGAAGGATTAACCTTTGCTCAACAAGAGGCGAAAAAACTCATTAAACTAGGTGGAATGACTCATGCCAATGTTTTTAAACTTTTAAATCAATTAGATGAAGAATTTATAAAACGCAACTTAAGTCCCGGTGGTACTGCTGATTTAATTGCTATTACTTGGTTTTTATCACAATATTAA
- a CDS encoding glycoside hydrolase family 1 protein, with product MKAFAKDFWWGASSSAFQIEGGWDEDGKGMTVADYNSFQRSATQADSKVASDFYHHVESDIALFKELGLKTYRFSLSWARIIPDGEGEINQAGIDFYNRVINELLKNNIVPFITLYHFDLPFALVDKYNGWQDRRSVNAFRRYAQVCYKAFGDRVKHWQINNEQNLMIRVNERMNMYNVAPQNIEKVRAQMDYHMFVAHAMATNDCHKLISDSKVGPAVSSTMTYPASNKPMDVWAAKMNDNFKTHYALEMYCFGDYPGYYKNYLTRCRIYPDTHPEDAEILKQAKPDFIAVNYYRTLVASYLPEDDAHPFGTKEKDIDFDLYGYFKIEKNPNLIASTYGAQIDPMGLRLVLNEYYRKYRLPLIITENGLGTPDTLTADNKIHDDYRIDYLKSHILACHDAIEDGVELFGYCPWSIIDLLSSHQGFKKRYGFVYVDRDDHDLKTLNRIKKDSFYWYQQVIKDSGIKE from the coding sequence ATGAAAGCTTTTGCAAAGGATTTCTGGTGGGGAGCATCTTCGTCAGCTTTTCAAATAGAAGGAGGATGGGATGAGGATGGAAAAGGAATGACCGTTGCTGATTATAATTCATTTCAACGCTCCGCCACACAAGCAGACAGTAAAGTTGCCAGTGATTTTTATCATCATGTCGAAAGTGATATTGCTTTATTTAAAGAATTAGGATTAAAAACCTATCGCTTTTCACTATCTTGGGCAAGAATTATTCCTGATGGCGAAGGTGAAATAAATCAAGCAGGAATTGATTTTTACAATCGAGTCATTAACGAATTACTTAAAAACAATATTGTACCTTTTATAACGCTTTATCACTTTGACTTACCTTTTGCCTTAGTTGATAAATACAATGGTTGGCAAGATCGTCGTTCAGTGAATGCATTTAGACGCTATGCTCAAGTGTGTTATAAAGCATTTGGCGATCGAGTCAAACACTGGCAGATTAATAATGAACAAAATCTGATGATTCGTGTAAATGAAAGAATGAATATGTATAACGTTGCACCACAAAATATTGAAAAAGTTCGTGCACAAATGGATTATCATATGTTTGTTGCACATGCAATGGCAACCAATGATTGTCATAAATTAATTTCTGACAGTAAAGTCGGTCCTGCGGTTTCATCCACGATGACTTATCCGGCAAGTAACAAACCCATGGATGTATGGGCTGCAAAAATGAACGATAATTTCAAAACTCATTATGCGCTTGAAATGTACTGTTTTGGTGATTATCCTGGCTATTATAAAAACTATCTAACCCGCTGTAGAATCTATCCTGATACTCATCCAGAAGATGCAGAAATATTAAAACAAGCAAAACCCGATTTTATTGCCGTAAATTATTATCGAACTTTAGTTGCCAGTTATTTACCTGAGGATGATGCGCATCCATTTGGCACGAAAGAAAAAGATATCGATTTTGACCTTTATGGTTATTTTAAAATCGAGAAAAACCCAAATTTAATCGCATCAACTTATGGTGCTCAAATTGACCCTATGGGACTACGTCTTGTACTAAATGAATATTATCGAAAATATCGTTTACCATTAATCATCACTGAGAATGGTTTAGGCACCCCAGATACGTTAACCGCTGACAATAAGATACATGATGATTATCGCATCGATTATTTAAAATCCCATATTTTAGCTTGTCATGATGCAATTGAGGATGGAGTTGAATTATTTGGATATTGTCCATGGTCAATAATTGATTTATTGAGTTCACATCAAGGTTTTAAAAAACGTTATGGCTTCGTTTATGTCGATCGGGATGACCATGATTTAAAAACGCTTAACCGAATTAAAAAAGATAGCTTTTATTGGTATCAGCAAGTGATCAAAGATAGTGGAATTAAAGAATAA
- a CDS encoding response regulator, which yields MSELNEYKEEAIKVLIVEDEPILAELNAEFIQRDTKVKVVGIASNLDEAKIMVEKLKPTLILLDNYLPDGKGIELFEYIINNQLDCYVIFITAASDMDTCSKAIRFGAFDYLIKPVSYQRLKHSLERFELFLYRQSLQKHVNQRRIDELFNLQTKDFVDINRHSKGIEEITLQKVKDLFMKIDEPQTVDQIVEKANISKTTARRYLEYCVQTKLLVVELNHGKIGRPERLYKRLGK from the coding sequence ATGAGTGAGCTTAACGAATATAAAGAAGAGGCCATAAAAGTTCTTATTGTTGAAGATGAACCTATTTTAGCAGAATTAAACGCTGAATTTATTCAGAGGGATACCAAAGTAAAAGTCGTTGGGATTGCGTCAAATTTAGATGAAGCTAAAATAATGGTTGAAAAGTTAAAACCAACATTAATTTTACTAGATAATTATCTGCCCGATGGTAAAGGTATTGAATTATTTGAGTATATTATTAATAACCAACTAGACTGTTATGTTATTTTTATCACTGCTGCAAGTGATATGGATACGTGCAGTAAAGCTATACGTTTTGGTGCTTTTGATTATTTAATTAAACCGGTATCTTATCAACGATTAAAACATTCACTTGAGCGTTTTGAGCTTTTTTTATACCGTCAAAGTTTACAAAAACATGTCAATCAAAGGCGTATTGATGAATTGTTTAATTTGCAAACTAAGGATTTTGTTGATATCAATCGTCACTCTAAAGGGATTGAAGAGATTACTTTACAAAAAGTTAAAGATCTATTTATGAAGATAGACGAACCACAAACGGTAGATCAAATAGTCGAAAAAGCAAATATTAGTAAAACTACAGCCAGACGATATTTAGAATATTGTGTCCAAACTAAATTATTGGTAGTTGAACTCAATCACGGGAAAATAGGGCGTCCTGAAAGACTTTATAAACGATTAGGAAAGTAA
- a CDS encoding beta-glucoside-specific PTS transporter subunit IIABC gives MDYEKIAQQILLLVGNKQNIISVSHCLTRLRFQLNDNNKANHEKLLQTEGVISVVKSNGQYQVVMGNKVSKIYEALLPLIGEEISIKQEQPKVSIGIRILNAFAAIFTPIIPAIAASGMLKGILAIAVIIANYYSTDIKTYNTYIILHAASDAVFYFMPIILGYTAAKVFKAHQFISMIIGATLCYPTIVTLMTSKSEVTFFAIELTKANYTSSVIPIIITVFILSYVQKFLENIIPEVLKIIMVPTFSLLIMIPTTLLVFGPIGIYIGEFINWIYYYIMGFSPILLGAFIGGVWCILVIFGAHRAIVPIGINDVAQTGRQNLLAFAGAANFAQAGAAIGVFFKTKNKNLKTVAASATVTALFGITEPAIYGANLRLKRPMICAVICGAIAGGLMGWGGAYGNAFANQGILTIPVYAQAGTKAFLCYLIGIGFAFFGSCIMTMIVGFNDIANEEASKTIETSSQTQLTSDTAIVSPVAGDVIALNCVKDEAFASGAMGKGIAVYPNIGEIIAPEDCTVTALFPTLHAMGLKLDNGIELLIHIGIDTVNLQGKYFQSYVHAGQHITKGTKLVSFDIDKIKPEFDLTTSIIVVNSDQYKNIKDCQQSQVSITDNLFVIQV, from the coding sequence ATGGATTATGAGAAAATTGCACAGCAAATATTACTGTTGGTTGGGAATAAGCAAAATATTATCAGTGTAAGCCATTGCTTGACTCGATTACGATTCCAATTAAACGATAATAATAAAGCGAATCATGAAAAATTATTACAAACGGAAGGCGTCATTTCAGTTGTAAAAAGTAATGGGCAATATCAGGTGGTAATGGGAAATAAAGTCAGTAAAATTTATGAGGCACTTTTACCACTTATAGGTGAAGAAATCTCAATAAAACAAGAACAACCCAAAGTATCAATTGGCATTAGAATACTCAATGCTTTTGCCGCCATTTTCACCCCAATTATTCCAGCAATAGCTGCATCGGGTATGCTAAAAGGTATCTTAGCAATTGCGGTTATTATTGCTAATTACTATTCAACGGACATTAAAACTTATAATACTTATATTATTTTACATGCAGCATCTGATGCTGTATTTTACTTTATGCCAATAATTCTAGGTTATACCGCAGCTAAAGTATTTAAAGCCCATCAATTCATCTCAATGATTATTGGCGCAACGCTATGTTATCCCACGATTGTGACGTTAATGACAAGTAAAAGTGAGGTCACCTTTTTTGCGATTGAACTGACTAAAGCCAACTATACATCCAGTGTCATTCCAATTATTATTACTGTTTTTATTTTAAGTTATGTACAAAAATTTTTAGAAAATATCATTCCTGAAGTCTTAAAAATAATCATGGTACCCACATTTTCACTACTCATCATGATCCCTACTACGTTACTTGTTTTCGGTCCAATTGGAATTTATATTGGTGAATTTATAAACTGGATCTATTACTACATCATGGGTTTTAGTCCTATCTTATTAGGTGCCTTTATTGGTGGCGTATGGTGTATTTTAGTGATATTTGGCGCTCACCGTGCGATTGTGCCAATTGGTATCAATGATGTAGCACAAACAGGAAGGCAAAATCTTCTTGCATTTGCAGGTGCGGCTAATTTTGCGCAAGCAGGTGCCGCTATTGGAGTATTTTTTAAAACTAAAAATAAAAATTTGAAAACAGTGGCTGCCTCAGCAACAGTTACTGCTCTGTTTGGCATTACTGAACCCGCTATTTATGGGGCGAACTTAAGATTAAAAAGACCGATGATCTGTGCCGTGATTTGTGGTGCAATCGCAGGTGGATTGATGGGTTGGGGAGGTGCTTATGGTAATGCTTTTGCTAACCAAGGGATATTAACAATACCTGTTTATGCACAAGCAGGTACAAAAGCTTTCTTATGTTATTTAATTGGTATTGGTTTTGCTTTTTTTGGTTCATGCATTATGACGATGATTGTTGGATTTAATGATATAGCAAATGAAGAAGCATCAAAGACAATTGAAACATCATCACAAACCCAATTAACATCGGATACCGCTATTGTGTCTCCTGTTGCTGGTGATGTGATTGCTTTAAATTGTGTTAAAGATGAAGCATTTGCCTCAGGAGCAATGGGAAAAGGAATCGCAGTTTATCCTAATATTGGTGAAATCATTGCACCAGAAGACTGCACTGTTACAGCGCTCTTCCCTACTTTACATGCTATGGGTCTAAAATTGGATAATGGTATTGAACTGCTAATTCATATTGGCATAGATACGGTTAACTTACAAGGTAAATACTTCCAGTCTTATGTCCACGCTGGTCAACATATTACTAAAGGAACCAAATTAGTTTCATTTGATATTGACAAAATAAAACCGGAATTTGATTTAACCACTTCAATTATTGTGGTTAATTCCGATCAATATAAAAATATAAAAGATTGTCAACAATCTCAAGTAAGTATTACAGACAATTTATTCGTTATTCAAGTTTAG